A part of Arachis hypogaea cultivar Tifrunner chromosome 12, arahy.Tifrunner.gnm2.J5K5, whole genome shotgun sequence genomic DNA contains:
- the LOC112728129 gene encoding transcription factor bHLH61: MPLDEEVKENKGIQERKKERKKERKKEREAYMSSRGRKKAAMQRMLQQLRTATNSSAMNKASIIVDATKYIEELKQKVEGINSELGTVGSSSSTSQDELPMVTVETLERGFLINVFSERNCPGMLVAILEAFEELGLDVLDARVSCEDNFQLEAVGGEGQDQESIDAQVVKQAVLQAINNMN, from the exons ATGCCTTTGGATGAAGaagtgaaagaaaacaaagggattcaagaaagaaagaaagaaagaaagaaagaaagaaagaaagaaagagaagcatATATGTCTTCAAGGGGGAGAAAAAAAGCAGCTATGCAACGCATGTTGCAACAGCTTCGAACCGCCACAAATTCCAGTGCT ATGAACAAAGCCTCTATTATTGTTGATGCCACCAAatacatagaagagttgaagcaaAAAGTGGAGGGAATTAACTCAGAGCTAGGAACCGTTGGATCTTCATCATCAACCTCCCAAGATGAATTACCAATG gtgACGGTAGAAACCCTAGAAAGGGGTTTTCTTATTAATGTGTTTTCAGAAAGGAATTGCCCCGGTATGCTTGTGGCAATACTTGAGGCCTTTGAAGAACTGGGTCTTGATGTTCTTGACGCTAGGGTTTCTTGTGAAGACAATTTCCAGCTTGAAGCTGTGGGAGGAGAA GGTCAAGATCAGGAGAGCATCGATGCGCAAGTGGTAAAACAAGCAGTGTTGCAAGCAATCAATAACATGAATTAA
- the LOC140176855 gene encoding uncharacterized protein, whose translation MRAKVPRNFKSPDMNLYDGTTNPKHHLSYFKSRMYLADASDATHCKAFLTTLTKAAMKWFDSLPPRSVTSFDDLTRKFLTRFSIQKDKVKHAPSLLGVKQEVGEPLRDYMERFNKTCLEIQNLPTEAVIMGLVNGLREGPFSQSILKRHLTSLNDVQERAEKYINMEENVKL comes from the coding sequence ATGCGGGCTAAAGTTCCCAGAAACTTTAAGAGCCCTGACATGAATCTATATGATGGGACAACCAACCCAAAGCATCACCTCAGctacttcaaaagtcggatgtacttgGCTGATGCATCAGATGCTACTCACTGCAAGGCCTTCCTGACGACCTTGACAAAAGCGGccatgaagtggtttgatagccTACCCCCCAGGTCGGTTACCAGCTTCGACGACCTTACGCGCAAGTTCCTCACACGGTTTTCAATTCAGAAAGATAAGGTTAAGCATGCACCCAGCCTACTCGGGGTCAAACAAGAGGTCGGGGAGCCCCTGAGAGACTACATGGAGAGGTTCAACAAAACATGCTTGGAAATTCAAAACCTGCCTACTGAGGCGGTAATAATGGGACTGGTCAATGGTCTCCGAGAAGGACCATTTTCCCAGTCCATCTTGAAAAGGCACTTGACTTCTTTGAACGATGTACAAGAGCGAGCtgaaaagtatatcaacatggaagaaaatgtcAAGTTATGA